One part of the Aliivibrio fischeri ATCC 7744 = JCM 18803 = DSM 507 genome encodes these proteins:
- the rpsP gene encoding 30S ribosomal protein S16 — MVTIRLARHGAKKRPFYQIVVADSRFKATGRYIEKVGFFNPTAQGQEEGLRLDLDRVGHWVEQGAGLSDRVAKLVKDAKKAA, encoded by the coding sequence ATGGTTACCATTCGTTTGGCACGTCACGGCGCTAAGAAGCGTCCATTCTATCAAATCGTTGTAGCGGACAGCCGTTTCAAAGCAACTGGTCGTTACATTGAGAAAGTAGGTTTCTTTAACCCTACAGCACAAGGTCAAGAAGAAGGTCTTCGTTTAGATCTAGACCGTGTTGGCCACTGGGTTGAGCAAGGCGCTGGTCTTTCTGATCGTGTAGCTAAGCTAGTTAAAGACGCTAAAAAAGCGGCTTAA
- the rimM gene encoding ribosome maturation factor RimM (Essential for efficient processing of 16S rRNA) has product MSKQDEVIVVGKFGASYGIRGWLKVVSFTDQPESIFDYKPWLIQVKGEWVEFSVESWKRHKGLVCKLKGLDVREEAQTYTNLEIAVKADALPELSEDEFYWRELFGMEVVTTKGYALGVVDDIFETGSNDVLVVKANLKDAFGKKERLIPFIDEQVIKLIDREAQRIEVDWDPGF; this is encoded by the coding sequence ATGAGTAAGCAAGACGAAGTTATTGTTGTAGGTAAGTTTGGTGCTTCCTATGGTATTCGTGGATGGTTGAAAGTAGTTTCTTTTACAGATCAACCTGAAAGTATTTTCGATTACAAACCTTGGCTTATCCAAGTTAAAGGTGAATGGGTCGAGTTTTCAGTTGAAAGCTGGAAACGTCATAAAGGTTTGGTGTGCAAACTGAAAGGGTTAGATGTTCGAGAAGAAGCTCAAACATATACTAACCTAGAAATTGCAGTTAAAGCAGACGCACTACCTGAGCTGTCAGAAGATGAATTCTACTGGCGTGAATTGTTTGGTATGGAAGTGGTTACAACTAAAGGCTATGCGCTTGGCGTTGTTGACGACATTTTTGAAACCGGATCAAACGATGTTCTTGTAGTCAAAGCCAACCTGAAAGATGCTTTTGGTAAAAAGGAACGATTGATTCCTTTTATTGATGAGCAAGTGATCAAATTAATTGATCGTGAAGCTCAACGGATCGAAGTTGACTGGGATCCTGGGTTTTAA
- the trmD gene encoding tRNA (guanosine(37)-N1)-methyltransferase TrmD — protein MWVGVISLFPEMFRSVTDFGVTSQAIKKGLLSIETWNPRDFTHDKHRTVDDRPYGGGPGMLMMVQPLRDAITAAREASPGKTKVIYLSPQGRTLNQAGVEELATNENLILICGRYEGVDERIIQSEVDEEWSIGDFVLTGGELPAMTLIDSVSRFVPGVLGDFASAEEDSFADGLLDCPHYTRPEVLDGKEVPSVLKSGNHKDIARWRMKQSLGRTWLRRPELLGNLALTDEQELLLAEFVREERQNSK, from the coding sequence ATGTGGGTTGGCGTTATTAGCCTATTTCCTGAAATGTTCCGTTCGGTTACCGATTTTGGGGTAACTAGCCAAGCAATAAAAAAAGGTCTTTTATCTATTGAGACATGGAATCCTAGAGATTTCACTCATGATAAGCATCGCACTGTTGATGACCGACCTTATGGTGGTGGTCCTGGAATGTTAATGATGGTACAGCCTTTGCGCGATGCCATTACTGCAGCCAGAGAAGCGTCACCCGGCAAAACGAAAGTGATTTACCTTTCACCTCAAGGCAGAACGCTGAATCAAGCTGGTGTTGAGGAATTAGCGACAAACGAGAATTTAATTCTAATTTGTGGCCGATACGAAGGTGTAGATGAGCGCATAATACAATCTGAAGTTGACGAAGAATGGTCAATTGGGGATTTTGTGCTTACAGGTGGGGAACTCCCTGCTATGACGTTGATTGATTCTGTATCTCGGTTTGTTCCGGGTGTATTAGGTGATTTCGCGTCCGCTGAAGAAGATTCTTTTGCAGACGGTTTGTTAGATTGTCCGCACTATACAAGACCTGAGGTTTTGGATGGTAAGGAAGTACCTAGTGTACTGAAATCTGGAAACCATAAAGATATCGCTCGTTGGCGAATGAAACAATCGTTAGGCCGTACTTGGCTAAGAAGACCAGAGCTCCTGGGAAATCTAGCTCTGACTGACGAACAGGAATTATTACTGGCTGAGTTTGTTCGTGAAGAACGCCAGAACAGTAAGTAA
- the rplS gene encoding 50S ribosomal protein L19, producing MSNIIKALEDEQLKQDLPKFAPGDTVVVQVKVKEGDRERLQAFEGVVIAIRNRGLHSAFTVRKISNGEGVERTFQTHSPVVNSIEVKRRGAVRRAKLYYLRERSGKSARIKEKLAKK from the coding sequence ATGAGCAACATCATTAAAGCTCTTGAAGATGAGCAACTAAAACAAGACCTACCTAAATTCGCTCCAGGTGACACTGTAGTAGTTCAGGTTAAAGTTAAAGAAGGTGACCGTGAGCGTCTACAGGCATTCGAAGGCGTTGTAATCGCTATTCGTAACCGTGGTCTACACTCTGCGTTCACTGTACGTAAGATTTCTAACGGTGAAGGTGTTGAGCGTACGTTCCAAACACACTCTCCAGTTGTAAACAGCATCGAAGTTAAACGTCGCGGTGCAGTACGTCGTGCCAAGTTGTACTACCTACGTGAGCGTTCTGGTAAATCAGCTCGTATCAAAGAGAAGCTGGCTAAAAAGTAA
- a CDS encoding 3-deoxy-7-phosphoheptulonate synthase → MRKSELSNINIIDEQVLITPQELKNKIPLSENARQFIQQSRQTISNIIHKKDHRLLIVCGPCSIHDIDAAKEYAKRLKVIAEDLKDQLYIVMRVYFEKPRTTVGWKGLINDPHLDGSFDIEQGLHSARQLLVDLAEMEIPLATEALDPISPQYIGDTFSWAAIGARTTESQTHREMASGLSVPVGFKNGTDGSLSTSINAMQAAASGHRFMGINSEGQVALLTTQGNPNGHVILRGGKQTNYDSVSVTECEEELANSNLDAALMIDCSHANSRKDYRRQPLVAEDVIHQIREGNKSIIGLMIESHLNEGNQPSDIPLSEMKYGVSITDACINWESTEALLRHTHKELTPILEERLKG, encoded by the coding sequence ATGAGAAAAAGTGAATTAAGTAATATCAATATTATCGATGAGCAGGTGCTGATCACCCCACAAGAACTTAAAAATAAGATCCCTTTAAGTGAAAATGCTCGTCAGTTTATCCAACAATCCCGTCAAACTATTTCTAATATCATTCATAAAAAAGATCACCGTCTATTGATTGTTTGTGGTCCATGTTCAATTCATGATATTGATGCAGCAAAAGAATACGCAAAACGGTTAAAAGTGATCGCAGAAGATCTAAAAGATCAACTGTACATTGTTATGCGTGTTTACTTTGAAAAACCACGAACTACGGTAGGTTGGAAAGGATTAATTAATGATCCACACCTTGATGGTTCATTTGATATTGAACAAGGTCTACATTCTGCACGACAACTATTAGTTGATTTAGCTGAGATGGAAATCCCTTTAGCAACAGAAGCTCTAGATCCAATTAGTCCGCAATACATTGGTGATACATTTAGTTGGGCTGCGATTGGGGCTCGAACAACTGAATCTCAAACTCACCGTGAAATGGCAAGTGGTTTATCTGTTCCTGTAGGCTTTAAAAACGGCACTGATGGCAGTTTATCGACATCGATTAATGCAATGCAGGCGGCGGCTTCTGGACACCGTTTCATGGGGATTAATAGTGAAGGCCAGGTTGCTTTACTTACAACCCAAGGTAATCCTAATGGTCATGTTATCTTACGTGGTGGTAAACAAACTAATTATGATTCAGTTTCAGTAACAGAATGCGAAGAAGAATTAGCAAACTCGAATTTAGATGCGGCTTTAATGATTGATTGTAGCCACGCAAATTCACGTAAAGATTATCGTCGTCAGCCTTTAGTTGCTGAAGATGTTATCCACCAAATTCGTGAAGGTAATAAATCGATTATTGGATTGATGATTGAGAGCCATTTAAATGAAGGGAATCAACCATCAGATATACCATTGTCTGAGATGAAATATGGCGTATCTATTACAGATGCCTGTATCAATTGGGAATCAACTGAGGCACTATTACGTCATACTCACAAAGAATTAACTCCGATATTGGAAGAGCGTTTAAAAGGATAG